One window from the genome of Vibrio vulnificus NBRC 15645 = ATCC 27562 encodes:
- the metR gene encoding HTH-type transcriptional regulator MetR, with the protein MIELKHLKTLTSLRDTGSLTATATSLHLTQSALSHQIKDLEARIGGQLFLRKTRPVKFTSEGEILLRLADEILPKLARAENELASLKEDVNGRLHMAIECHSCFQWLMPALKEYQLTWPSVTLDFSSGFGFEPLPALMAGELDLVITSDIQPRSEVHYEPLFDFEMRLITATNHPLASKERLQPDDLADQTMLTYPVQKQRLDVVKHFLAPAGVEPARWKQADNTLMLVQMVSAGLGVAALPNWAISEFSRQGLITSIPLGKGLWRRLFAATRNADKDKRYLQAFFATARQQCKSHLDGIKMA; encoded by the coding sequence ATGATTGAGCTAAAACACTTAAAAACACTAACGTCATTGCGAGACACAGGCTCATTAACCGCCACAGCGACATCACTGCATCTCACTCAATCGGCGCTCTCGCATCAAATTAAAGATTTGGAAGCGCGCATTGGTGGTCAGCTCTTTTTGCGCAAAACTCGCCCCGTTAAGTTCACCTCAGAAGGGGAAATTTTGCTGCGCTTAGCCGACGAGATTTTGCCAAAGTTAGCCAGAGCAGAGAATGAGTTGGCGAGCTTAAAAGAAGACGTGAATGGCCGCTTACACATGGCGATCGAATGCCACTCCTGCTTCCAGTGGCTCATGCCTGCTCTTAAGGAATATCAGTTGACCTGGCCGAGCGTAACCCTCGATTTTTCCTCCGGTTTTGGCTTTGAGCCCCTACCCGCTTTGATGGCTGGTGAACTGGATTTGGTGATCACGTCCGATATCCAGCCTCGCTCTGAAGTGCATTACGAGCCACTGTTTGATTTTGAAATGCGCCTGATTACCGCCACCAACCATCCTCTTGCAAGCAAAGAGCGCTTACAACCTGACGATCTCGCCGATCAGACCATGTTGACTTATCCGGTACAAAAACAACGTTTAGACGTGGTGAAACACTTTTTAGCGCCCGCCGGTGTCGAGCCCGCTCGCTGGAAACAAGCAGACAACACACTGATGCTGGTGCAGATGGTTTCCGCCGGCTTGGGGGTTGCGGCTTTGCCCAACTGGGCGATCAGCGAATTTTCTCGCCAAGGGCTGATCACCAGTATTCCATTAGGTAAGGGATTGTGGCGACGACTGTTTGCCGCCACACGCAATGCCGATAAAGACAAACGCTATCTTCAAGCCTTTTTTGCGACGGCAAGACAACAATGCAAAAGCCATCTTGATGGCATCAAGATGGCTTAA
- the pta gene encoding phosphate acetyltransferase: protein MSRTIMLIPASAGVGLTSVSMGVLRAMERKGVKVSFYKPIAQPRSGGDLPDLTTTIVGANSDMKIGEPLLMSVAENLIGNDNMDELLETVVERYNQINKDADVTLIEGLVPTRKHPFANQVNAEIAATLGAEIVLVATPGTDNPAQLKERIEVACSNFGGTKNKNISGVIINKLNAPVDEAGRTRPDLSEIFDDADSAKQNQLEVMQIFNSSPIRVLGCVPWSINLIATRAIDMAKHLKAEVINEGDINTRRIKSITFCARSLPHMIEHFKPGSLLVTSADRPDVIVAASLAAMNGVEIGAVLLTGGYDIPTEIEKLCKPAFESGLPIFKAQGNTWQTSLNLQSFSLEVPADDKERIEFINDHVAGHIDGNWIESMTEGTERSRRLSPPAFRYQLTELARKAGKRIVLPEGDEPRTVKAAAICAERGIAECVLLGNPEEIKRVAAQQGVELGAGVKIIDADAIRENYVARLVELRGSKGMTEVVAREKLQDSVFLGTMMLENDEVDGLVSGAVHTTANTIVPPFQIIKTAPNASIVSSVFFMLLPDQVLVYGDCAINPDPTAEQLAEIAIQSADSAAAFGIDPRVAMISYSTGESGKGADVDKVREATKLAQEKRPDLIIDGPLQYDAAIMENVAASKAPNSPVAGKATVFVFPDLNTGNTTYKAVQRSADLVSIGPMLQGMRKPVNDLSRGALVDDIVYTIALTAIQATQDQQ from the coding sequence ATGTCCCGTACTATTATGCTTATCCCTGCGAGTGCTGGTGTTGGTCTTACTAGCGTAAGCATGGGTGTTCTTCGCGCTATGGAGCGCAAAGGCGTTAAAGTTTCTTTCTACAAGCCTATCGCACAACCACGTAGCGGCGGTGATCTTCCTGATCTTACTACCACTATCGTTGGCGCAAACAGCGATATGAAGATTGGCGAACCCCTATTGATGTCTGTTGCTGAGAACCTAATCGGTAACGACAACATGGACGAACTGCTAGAAACGGTTGTAGAACGTTACAACCAAATTAATAAAGATGCAGACGTAACGCTAATCGAAGGTCTTGTTCCTACTCGTAAGCACCCATTTGCTAACCAAGTAAACGCAGAAATCGCGGCAACACTTGGTGCTGAAATTGTTCTTGTGGCGACCCCAGGCACTGACAACCCAGCACAGCTAAAAGAGCGTATCGAAGTGGCTTGTTCAAACTTCGGTGGCACAAAAAACAAAAACATCTCTGGTGTTATCATCAACAAGCTAAACGCACCAGTTGATGAAGCAGGCCGTACGCGTCCTGATCTATCAGAGATCTTTGATGACGCAGACAGCGCGAAACAAAACCAGCTAGAAGTGATGCAAATCTTCAACTCTAGCCCAATTCGCGTTCTAGGTTGTGTGCCATGGAGCATCAACCTGATTGCAACTCGCGCAATCGATATGGCGAAGCACCTGAAAGCAGAAGTGATCAACGAAGGCGACATCAACACTCGTCGTATTAAGAGCATCACCTTCTGTGCACGTTCTCTGCCACACATGATTGAGCACTTCAAACCAGGCTCACTGCTTGTGACTTCTGCAGACCGTCCAGACGTTATCGTTGCGGCTTCTCTAGCAGCAATGAACGGCGTGGAAATCGGTGCGGTACTACTGACTGGCGGTTACGATATTCCTACAGAGATCGAAAAGCTATGTAAGCCAGCGTTTGAAAGTGGCCTTCCAATTTTCAAAGCACAAGGTAACACTTGGCAGACTTCGCTCAATCTACAGAGCTTCAGCCTAGAAGTACCTGCAGACGATAAAGAGCGTATCGAGTTCATCAACGACCACGTTGCGGGTCACATCGATGGCAACTGGATTGAGTCAATGACAGAAGGTACTGAGCGTTCTCGTCGTCTAAGTCCTCCAGCATTCCGTTACCAGTTGACTGAGCTTGCTCGTAAAGCGGGTAAACGCATCGTTCTTCCTGAAGGTGACGAGCCACGTACTGTGAAAGCGGCGGCGATCTGTGCTGAACGCGGTATCGCAGAATGTGTGCTGCTAGGTAACCCTGAAGAGATCAAGCGCGTGGCAGCACAACAAGGTGTTGAACTGGGCGCTGGCGTTAAGATCATCGATGCAGACGCGATTCGTGAAAACTACGTTGCTCGTCTTGTTGAACTACGTGGCTCGAAAGGCATGACGGAAGTTGTGGCTCGTGAGAAGCTGCAAGATTCTGTGTTCCTAGGCACTATGATGCTTGAGAACGATGAAGTTGACGGTCTTGTTTCTGGTGCGGTTCACACGACGGCAAACACCATCGTTCCTCCGTTCCAAATTATCAAGACTGCACCAAATGCGTCTATCGTATCTTCTGTATTCTTCATGCTTCTGCCTGATCAAGTACTGGTTTACGGTGACTGTGCGATCAACCCAGATCCAACGGCAGAACAGCTTGCAGAAATCGCGATTCAATCTGCGGATTCTGCTGCAGCCTTTGGTATTGACCCACGCGTAGCAATGATCTCTTACTCTACTGGTGAATCTGGTAAGGGTGCAGACGTTGATAAAGTACGTGAAGCGACCAAACTGGCTCAAGAGAAACGTCCTGATCTGATCATCGACGGTCCTCTGCAGTACGACGCAGCGATCATGGAAAACGTGGCAGCTTCTAAAGCGCCTAACTCTCCAGTAGCAGGTAAAGCGACTGTATTCGTATTCCCAGACCTCAACACGGGTAACACGACTTACAAAGCGGTACAACGTTCAGCAGACCTTGTTTCTATCGGTCCAATGCTGCAAGGTATGCGCAAGCCTGTAAACGACCTATCTCGTGGCGCGCTAGTCGACGATATCGTCTACACCATCGCTCTAACTGCAATCCAAGCGACTCAAGATCAGCAATAA
- a CDS encoding acetate kinase, whose product MSKLVLVLNCGSSSLKFAVVDAENGAEHLSGLAECLHLPEARIKWKLDGKHEAQLGNGAAHEEALAFMVETILASKPELSENLAAIGHRVVHGGEQFTQSALITDEVLKGIEDCATLAPLHNPAHIIGIKAAQKSFPALKNVAVFDTAFHQTMPEEAYLYALPYNLYKEHGIRRYGMHGTSHLFITREVAGLLNKPVEEVNIINCHLGNGASVCAVKNGQSVDTSMGLTPLEGLVMGTRCGDIDPAIIFHLHDTLGYSVEKINTMLTKESGLAGLTEVTSDCRFVEDNYGQKEEATRAMDVFCHRLAKYVAGYTATLEGRLDAITFTGGIGENSAPIREMVLNRLGIFGIEVDSEANLKARFGGEGVITTANSRIPAMVISTNEELVIAEDTARLAGL is encoded by the coding sequence ATGTCTAAGCTAGTTTTAGTTTTAAACTGCGGTAGTTCTTCTCTTAAATTTGCTGTTGTTGATGCTGAGAATGGTGCAGAGCATCTTTCAGGTCTTGCTGAATGTCTTCACCTTCCTGAAGCTCGCATCAAGTGGAAACTTGATGGTAAGCACGAAGCTCAACTAGGTAACGGTGCAGCACACGAAGAAGCACTAGCGTTCATGGTAGAAACTATTCTTGCTTCTAAGCCAGAGCTTTCTGAAAACCTAGCTGCAATCGGTCACCGCGTAGTACACGGTGGTGAGCAGTTCACTCAATCAGCTCTAATCACTGACGAAGTTCTTAAAGGTATTGAAGATTGTGCAACGCTTGCTCCTCTTCACAACCCTGCGCACATCATTGGTATCAAAGCCGCTCAAAAATCTTTCCCAGCACTGAAAAACGTTGCTGTGTTTGACACCGCTTTCCACCAAACTATGCCAGAAGAAGCGTACCTATACGCACTTCCATACAACCTTTACAAAGAGCACGGTATCCGTCGTTACGGCATGCACGGTACTTCACACCTATTCATCACTCGTGAAGTTGCAGGCCTACTAAACAAACCAGTTGAAGAAGTAAACATCATCAACTGTCACCTAGGTAACGGTGCGTCTGTTTGTGCAGTGAAGAACGGCCAATCTGTTGATACTTCAATGGGTCTAACGCCACTTGAAGGTCTAGTAATGGGTACTCGTTGTGGTGACATCGATCCTGCGATCATCTTCCACCTACACGACACTCTTGGCTACTCTGTTGAGAAAATCAACACTATGCTAACCAAAGAGTCTGGCCTTGCTGGTCTAACTGAAGTGACTTCTGACTGTCGTTTCGTTGAAGACAACTACGGTCAAAAAGAAGAAGCAACGCGTGCGATGGACGTATTCTGCCACCGCCTAGCGAAATACGTAGCTGGTTACACTGCTACTCTAGAAGGTCGTCTAGATGCTATCACTTTCACTGGTGGTATCGGTGAGAACTCTGCACCTATCCGTGAAATGGTTCTTAACCGCCTAGGCATCTTCGGTATCGAAGTTGACAGCGAAGCTAACCTTAAAGCACGTTTCGGCGGCGAAGGTGTTATCACAACAGCAAACAGCCGTATCCCAGCAATGGTTATCTCGACTAACGAAGAGCTCGTTATTGCAGAAGACACTGCTCGCCTAGCAGGTCTTTAA
- the metE gene encoding 5-methyltetrahydropteroyltriglutamate--homocysteine S-methyltransferase, with the protein MTTTTHILGYPRIGEKRELKFAQEKYWRGEIDQAELKKVGAKLRHKNWQTQASAGLSFAVAGDFAWYDHVLTTTLLLGHVPKRHRHGFPDLDTLFRVGRGQSQSSCPCHGAAASDMTKWFNTNYHYIVPEFTKEDTFEVSWPQLFEEVNEAVQAGHKVKPVLLGPLSYLYLGKEIEDGFDRLTLLPRLLTAYQAILAKLAKQGVEWVQIDEPILALELEKPWLDAFKLAYQVIRSEVKVLLTTYFDSVVDTLDRIVELSVDGLHVDLSAAPEQLDAVLAKLPQNWVLSLGVINGRNVWRSDVKTQLARLQPVKVALGERLWIASSCSLLHSPVDLDLEAGLSAEVRSWFAFAKQKVSEVVLLGKALDGDAAAIAQCEAYSQPIQARKSAAHVHKATVQSRVNAITAELAQRSVPYAERARHQAEVLQLPLLPTTTIGSFPQTSEIRVQRSAYRSGQLSSAEYEQALKGHIADAVKRQEALDLDVLVHGEAERNDMVEYFAEHLSGFQTTQFGWVQSYGSRCVKPAIVVADIEREQPITVGWSTYAQSLTSKQMKGMLTGPVTILCWTFPREDISRKAIAQQLALALRDEVSDLQDAGVNIIQIDEPAIREGLPLKKRDHQSYLDWAVEAFRISAASARPETQIHTHMCYSEFNEIIESVAALDADVITIETSRSNMELLKAFEEFNYPNEIGPGVYDIHSPNIPSEEWIVDLVKKAAQKIPVERLWVNPDCGLKTRNWPETEAALANLVSAAKRLRNELAEETSAVNHEAVAVVETEA; encoded by the coding sequence ATGACAACGACCACGCATATCCTCGGCTATCCCCGTATCGGCGAAAAACGCGAACTCAAATTTGCCCAAGAAAAATATTGGCGCGGTGAAATCGACCAAGCTGAACTGAAAAAAGTCGGTGCGAAGTTGCGCCACAAAAATTGGCAAACTCAAGCCTCAGCAGGGCTTAGCTTTGCCGTCGCAGGGGACTTCGCATGGTACGACCATGTTCTGACCACCACCTTGTTGCTTGGCCATGTGCCAAAACGCCATCGTCATGGCTTCCCCGATTTGGATACCTTGTTCCGAGTAGGCCGTGGTCAGTCGCAATCGAGCTGTCCTTGTCATGGTGCGGCCGCGTCAGACATGACGAAATGGTTCAACACCAACTATCACTACATCGTGCCAGAGTTCACGAAGGAGGACACCTTTGAAGTCAGCTGGCCGCAACTGTTTGAAGAAGTGAACGAAGCCGTACAAGCTGGCCACAAAGTAAAACCGGTGCTGCTTGGTCCACTGAGTTATCTCTACCTTGGGAAGGAAATTGAAGACGGATTTGACCGCTTAACACTGTTACCTCGTTTGCTCACCGCATACCAAGCGATTTTGGCCAAGTTGGCCAAGCAAGGTGTTGAATGGGTGCAAATTGATGAACCTATTCTTGCACTTGAGTTGGAAAAACCTTGGCTTGATGCATTTAAGCTTGCTTACCAAGTGATCCGCAGCGAGGTAAAAGTGCTGCTGACCACCTATTTTGACTCTGTGGTTGATACGCTCGATCGTATTGTCGAGCTCTCAGTGGACGGCCTTCATGTTGACCTTTCTGCCGCACCAGAGCAATTGGATGCGGTGCTGGCTAAGTTGCCGCAAAATTGGGTGCTGTCGCTCGGGGTTATCAATGGTCGGAATGTGTGGCGTTCGGACGTCAAAACGCAGCTAGCGCGACTTCAGCCGGTGAAAGTCGCATTGGGCGAGCGCCTTTGGATCGCCAGTTCATGTTCGCTGCTGCATTCACCGGTGGATTTAGATCTCGAAGCGGGTTTGTCTGCAGAAGTGCGTAGTTGGTTTGCTTTTGCTAAACAAAAAGTGTCGGAAGTGGTGCTACTGGGTAAAGCGCTGGATGGTGATGCGGCGGCGATTGCACAGTGTGAGGCGTACAGCCAGCCAATCCAAGCACGCAAGTCGGCTGCTCATGTACACAAAGCAACGGTGCAGTCACGAGTGAACGCGATTACCGCAGAGCTTGCACAGCGCAGTGTGCCTTATGCGGAACGTGCGCGACACCAAGCTGAGGTATTGCAGTTGCCGTTATTGCCAACCACGACGATTGGTTCTTTCCCGCAAACCAGTGAGATTCGTGTTCAGCGCAGTGCCTATCGCAGTGGTCAGCTTTCTTCAGCAGAGTATGAACAGGCGCTAAAGGGCCACATAGCGGATGCGGTAAAACGCCAAGAAGCGCTCGATCTCGATGTGCTTGTGCACGGTGAAGCGGAGCGCAACGACATGGTTGAGTATTTTGCTGAACACTTATCGGGCTTCCAAACCACGCAATTTGGTTGGGTGCAAAGCTACGGTTCGCGCTGTGTGAAACCTGCTATTGTGGTTGCTGATATTGAGCGTGAGCAGCCTATCACGGTGGGTTGGTCTACTTACGCGCAGTCGCTCACTTCAAAACAGATGAAAGGCATGCTGACAGGCCCGGTGACGATTCTATGCTGGACGTTCCCGCGTGAAGACATCAGCCGTAAAGCGATTGCCCAGCAACTGGCGTTGGCGCTTCGTGATGAGGTGTCGGACCTGCAAGATGCAGGCGTCAATATCATTCAAATTGATGAACCGGCGATTCGTGAAGGTCTGCCACTGAAAAAGCGTGATCATCAGAGTTACCTAGATTGGGCGGTCGAAGCGTTTCGCATTTCAGCAGCGAGTGCGAGGCCAGAAACGCAGATCCACACGCACATGTGCTACAGCGAGTTCAACGAAATCATTGAGTCGGTGGCGGCATTGGATGCCGATGTGATTACCATCGAAACGTCACGCTCGAATATGGAACTGCTTAAAGCATTTGAAGAGTTCAACTACCCAAATGAAATTGGTCCGGGTGTGTATGATATCCATTCACCAAACATTCCAAGCGAAGAGTGGATTGTCGATCTCGTGAAAAAAGCGGCGCAGAAGATCCCAGTAGAGCGCTTGTGGGTAAACCCAGACTGCGGTTTGAAAACACGCAACTGGCCAGAAACCGAAGCGGCGTTGGCAAACTTGGTGTCTGCAGCAAAACGCCTGAGAAACGAGTTAGCCGAGGAGACTAGCGCAGTGAATCACGAGGCAGTGGCAGTCGTAGAAACAGAAGCTTAA